A portion of the Platichthys flesus chromosome 7, fPlaFle2.1, whole genome shotgun sequence genome contains these proteins:
- the rpl10 gene encoding large ribosomal subunit protein uL16 — translation MGRRPARCYRYCKNKPYPKSRFCRGVPDPKIRIFDLGRKKAKVDEFPLCGHMVSDEYEQLSSEALEAARICANKYMVKTCGKDGFHIRMRLHPFHVIRINKMLSCAGADRLQTGMRGAFGKPLGTVARVRIGQVIMSVRTKAGNKEHVIEALRRAKFKFPGRQKIHISKKFGFTKFNPDVFEEMMATKRLISDGCGVKYIPSRGPLSRWKAIHAV, via the exons ATGGGCCGCCGACCAGCCCGATG CTACCGTTACTGCAAAAACAAGCCCTACCCCAAGTCCCGTTTCTGCAGGGGTGTGCCTG ATCCCAAGATCAGGATCTTTGACTTGGGAAGGAAGAAGGCCAAGGTAGATGAGTTCCCCCTGTGCGGCCACATGGTCTCTGATGAGTACGAGCAGCTGTCCTCAGAAG CTCTCGAGGCTGCTCGTATCTGTGCCAACAAGTACATGGTGAAGACCTGTGGTAAGGATGGTTTCCACATCCGCATGCGCCTGCATCCCTTCCATGTCATCCGCATCAACAAAATGTTGTCCTGCGCTGGAGCTGATAG ACTCCAGACTGGAATGCGAGGTGCTTTTGGAAAACCCCTGGGCACTGTGGCCCGTGTGAGGATTGGTCAGGTGATCATGTCCGTGCGCACCAAGGCTGGGAACAAAGAGCATGTGATAGAGGCTCTGCGCAGAGCCAAGTTTAAGTTCCCTGGACGCCAGAAG ATCCATATCTCCAAGAAGTTTGGCTTCACCAAGTTCAACCCCGATGTATTTGAAGAGATGATGGCTACAAAGCGTCTGATCTCAGATGGCTGTGGGGTGAAGTACATCCCCAGCAGAGGCCCTCTGTCCCGCTGGAAGGCTATTCATGCTGTGTAG